The sequence GGACGAGTGTACTGCTTTTCATGCTGTCTTCGCACCTGGTTGATTTTTTTTCTGCGCCTCGATCCACTGATCAACGGCTTTCCTGTTGTACATGCATTCGCTCGAAGGCTTGGGATTACCATCTGGTGAAATGTGCAGGTACTCGCGGCCCAGCATCCAGGATTCTTTTCTGGCGCGGGTGATGGTTCCGGGCTTGAGCCCGGTAACCACAATCAGAACCT comes from Enterobacter kobei and encodes:
- a CDS encoding excisionase family protein; the encoded protein is MQTSAEIVLLVPNDWVSEKVLIVVTGLKPGTITRARKESWMLGREYLHISPDGNPKPSSECMYNRKAVDQWIEAQKKNQPGAKTA